In the genome of Oryzias melastigma strain HK-1 linkage group LG19, ASM292280v2, whole genome shotgun sequence, the window ctttaaaagatgtcttttggagctaacAAGAGTCATTATAAATGATTCTagtaaaataccccaaaataaaaatccaaaaagattttaaattgtatttttcgtCCTACAAAGCAACCTTTGGAGGTaacttgctaatgctaacgtttttagcgcCTGTTTACATGTGACCGGCTCTAAAACTGATGAacattcatgttggcgacacgTTATAGGTGCAGGCAAGATGCAGATCGCTgcattgtttcatgtattttatgtgaatcTAAAGCTAAACGtcgcagtatttaatgaagtccaGTTAGCTGTCACGCAGCTAGAGCGCGTAGCGCCGCTGCAGCCGTGATCTGCAACCATTTGGAGCATAAACACggaaccataatcctaaccttaacctttcctACGGGTCCGTgcaaccaagaaaaaaacttcagaaccTACTACGATATTTACAAAATTACTTGTGAATactgttgtcattttttatttgagctaatgctagctagcatgaaagacacgtctggTTAttgctgtctttatctttatgacccgttagttgtgtttcagttactccacagccGAGTGTTTCTAAACTTTTGTAAATGTACTTTTCAGTGTCACCTAGAATCGACTCAACAGAGGCGAGGTTACCGTTAGCACACGCCGctatcgctccatgaagaaggcagaagctcctcatcatcagctgagagtacgatCAGTAATCCCAAAGTCAATTTGAAGTTTGTTAACACctaaaaggttctgttgaacaggttttaaatgttctaacagagctacgtttcatcccaagaagtcacatgatcatagAGTACATGATAGCGTTTTGTGACCGTgggggtgtttggtgtttcagaaaggcaaactttgcctttttggatgtcattgtgtatacacataatcataaactatcatacaatgtaagaaataatataaataatccAACACCAGGGAAAGTACACAGAGATTTGCCAAGTCCACTCATATAGTTAACCACATCCAGAAGAGAGTCAGCGGTCTTATTCGAAACCcgaaatacgtcacacagctccgtgcatagagtccattttctgccaaaaatgttttgggGACTTTATGGGGGCAGACTTtttgaaaagaacagaaaaagccCGTCTACTGCCCTCtggtggaatgatgatgaactacaaggCATATTAAGTGGTtcagtaaaaaatgttgttgagtTTGGTTCTAAAATCCATTTCCTTCTCCGTTCTGATggtcggtttgaactgcagcagaccGCAGTTTGATGCCTAAATGCATCGAactgctgcaatgtgattggctgattaacGAGCATATAGACAGGTGTGTCTATTAAAGTGACCAGTGAGTGTGCAGTACACAAGACACTTTATAGATATTTAACTTTGCTTTACCAAAGGTAGGGAAAAAAGGGGGGTTCCACGCAATttggacccacattttctgcccacttttgacCCAAAAGGGGCAAACTTGGCCATGCTAGGTGGGTTCTTTAATATAAGGGACCACCCAAAAACTAATTTAGCTATTTtctcaaaacaatttttatttttatttctttttcaattaatttttaaacataaaaactaacaaaacctTGCTagactataaaaaaaatgaaacatttgatcaattaacaaaagttctgtaatttgttacatttaaaatctttagtttcaatcaaataaaaattttgagctgatggtttactcaatgtatttgaaaaaaaaatatttgaactgtAACAAActacaaaacttttgtttattgatctaatgtttcactttttacagtgcagcATCTGgcaaagaaatatatataaaaaaatgacattttaaatcaagagtcaacattttttaattgtattttttgattcAAAATAACTTAACGAAAAATTATATCAAACTTAATAGAAAACTTTCAAGCAAATTAATAACTGTAGTAAATCCCAGGTAAATTTGCACCAAAATTGTtcatcatttccaattaacttttgttttttaaaccttaaagactgagaaaagctggatacactgtggatactTTGATGGTCTGTCACTCTCGCTGCCTCTCTGGctgatgcagcgacgtgtccagccgAGCTCACAAACGGAATAATGCCTCCAGCAGTTTCTTTCTCCTccttaaatgcaaaaaagtccTTCTTGTggtagggggcggggctagtgctGAAAACTCCATCTCTTCTTAGAAAACCAGCTTATCCCGTTATGAAGAACTGTCTCTCTTCAGGCTGATCTTCATGTTGTTTTGTTCCTTAAATTCCTTCATTATCATCCAATGtataaaattatgcacaaaattaaTTACTAGTATTaaatatgtgattttatttatgaatgttgAATATATggagatgcttttatttattaacgtcagataaaatgtaataagaatAATGATAACATGACTTTTATTACAATTCAGCTTTTGACTTgatacattttctgcttttttaaatttaaagtgaaacaactTGAAGCTGTAGTGTATCCATCTCTCCCTCGTGCACCTGCAGGTGATGCGAACTTTTGGCTCCTCCCCTTTCTGCTCAGCACAAACCATAAATGATTAACATGTTTTACAGTCAAGGCGCGAGTATGCGTTGGTAACTTTTTTTCggttttgtttcattaaaacgAGAGAAAGTGTCAGAGCCTACAAAACCTAAGTAATGGAGTAACGAGGGTTTCTGTAGTTCAGTAACTGTAATTTGTTACCAAAAGTTGAACTGTAATTAATTACGTTCCTCCgttactgacaaaagtaattaaaatacagtaaacCGTTACCCTCAACACTGGTTATCATTGTAGGATTATTATTAaatgccctgtagttcatcatcgtcccactaggggcagtagaagggcttttcttactcatttcaaaatggctgcctccatgaaatctcagaagcacttttggcgggaaaagctTGGCTaggtttttaaactttatggtgaaaataagtaatctgttgtttttcattttttcttagtGACTACTTGATGCATTAAAAAATGGCTGAAttcattaataattattttatataataaagTTACACCAggtaaaaaaatttttttaaaaagtggctaaataaggtgctttttttcctcaatatttTGCATCTTAAAGTAATTTAACAAATCACCCAGCAAACCATAATTGATAGCATATTATCTATATCTCTTCCCCCCAAAtttaaatctttatattttttggtgtGGTGAGCTTTTAGTTTGTGCTCTCTGATTCTAGTTTGTTTGTTCTTAAACTCTATCTTGGGTTTATTTACTATCAACTATAACTGCTTCCCTGCATCCCAACTTACATAACAcgtctttagtattttttttttttgtcaaaacgttttgtaaagatttacatttttagggaAATAGCCTATTATGTTGCCAGAAATTATAGAATCATTTCCTTTAAATTCCACTTCTACAGGTTTACCTTAATTGTATTATACACATTTATGATGGTgtttttcaaaacctttttgagAACATTCTGtccgtttttaaaaaaaatgaaaaaaataattgacagTGCTCGCTTTGCTGAGTTTAAACCTGTCTGATTTTCCACATTTGATGGCTCATTTCTGAGAAAAACGATCAGGTGCTGAACCTGTTTCAAGTCTTATCTCAAGTCAGCACAAAACTATCAAACTCTTTATGcatatttaaaaattcaatccttggtattaaaaaaaacacactttttaaagtttaaagttacaTAAGTTCTTCTGATTCTATTCTTCTGGTGTTTCTTCCAGTAACTTAAAGCaggaagtttagctaattaaaCTAATTAAACTTAAGAGTTGGCGTCCACATGTGTGGACATCCCATTTTAGTTTATACAACCAGagtagttaattctgcttaactggaGCCCTGTGACTAGATGTTTAAAGGGTTACCTCAAATACTAACGAGGGTCTTAAGAGATACACACGTTATTAAATTCAAGTTGTGACATGTCTTTTCTACTAAGAATGTCATCAGACATTCTTAGAAAGACGTTTAGCCCACAGGGATCGTCCTTCATCCCTGAACTCTGTTATTTTATGATCAGACATAACTTGAGCTCCGGCAGGTGACACACGGTTCTCTCACACGGAGCTGCAGTCATGGGAGAATGGGGGTTTCTGGGCTCGTTCTTCGAGACTCTGGCGAGTCACTCGCCTATGCTCGGTCGCATCTGGCTCTTTCTCATGCTTGTGTTTCGGATCGTGATCCTCGGAACCGTTGCCAGTGACATGTTTGAGGACGAGCAAGAAGAATTTACCTGCAACACCCTCCAGCCGGGCTGCAAACAGGTGTGCTACGACATGGCCTTCCCCATCTCCCAGTACCGGTTCTGGGTGTTCCACATCGTTCTCATCGCCACTCCGTCCTTGGTTTTCCTCCTGTATGCCATGCACCATCACAACAAGAGAGTCAACCACCTCAAAGGATGCAAATACAGCAATGAGAATTTCAGAGACGAGTGCCGATTCAGAGTTTTCTACATCATCAACCTGCTTTTCCGTATCGCAGCAGAAGTGGGCTTCATTGTAGCTCAGTNNNNNNNNNNNNNNNNNNNNNNNNNNNNNNNNNNNNNNNNNNNNNNNNNNNNNNNNNNNNNNNNNNNNNNNNNNNNNNNNNNNNNNNNNNNNNNNNNNNNNNNNNNNNNNNNNNNNgccataaaatagttaatgagggttgggttgattcggatggagcactactgaaggcctaggtgtgaaatgcacggcccgccactgtgtTACATGAAGTGGTTCTGCTGCCCTCCGAGGAGATCTGCGGCCCGGGACCCCTGCAACTGTGACAAGCTCTTCAAGGATAACCAAGATGAGGACGAAAATTCTACGAGCAAAAAGAATGACactaaaaaaagggaaagtctTACGAAACCCCAGCTGTCCAGCTAATATCTGAAGAGTTTCGCGAGAagcagtataaaaaaaaacaatcagcaaGAACAACGGAAAGATCTTCCACCCTCCTCACGCATTCATTCAAGTTTAGAGACACATTTAAGCATATTTGTGAGAAATCTAttaatgtaatgtaataaatgaTATGGtagttaaataaaagtgtttatcATTTCAGATTTTGGTTTGAattcaaaatttgccaaaaaaacattcatcGTAACGCATGTAAAactactttaaaattaattcttaaaaaaacaaattctccaaaaaatgtttttgatctgTCAGATTTTTCACATCCATCAGCTCATCTCTGTCAAGTTCAAAAAAACTATCACTGTTAACCTGTTTTATAGTCATATGTCAAATTCCAACTCATCACAAAACTATTAtgcaactttaaaaactgtgtaaaagctgcttttttaaagttctaataTCCAGATTACTCTATTTCTTCTATTCTGAATAGAATTAAAAACTTCTGCAGAAATATGAATTCTATACATTCCAGAATAATCTAAAAAGGGAGAATTGTGAACACCTTAGAATTAAAGGGATTTCACTCATTTCTGGAATTGTTTTACGTTTTTGTTCTATTGTTGTGTGAGTTTGAAACCTTTTTGGTGAagcttttctaaataaaaacatatttttaaaaaataaaaatgtggactcttgatttaaaatgtgaaatcaaAATTGTTTAATGGGGAAATTAGCTTAACCAGAGACTCCAAGCTGTCTGATCTGAGGTTTTAAGGAGTTTCTGTtcatgtttataatgttttatgatgatttaacttgattttaaagtctttataAGCCTTAAAGTAAAGGTGTTGAGAATACAGTATAGTAGAAGCACatttctttatatgtcctccatcatgaggaaaacgCTCCGAGAACACGTTCCTTAGAGACTCTATATTGTCATGTTAGCATCATGGCATTCCAAAAATGATTTAACCAGGTCAATACAACTGTGAGatttgttagttttgttttttacggGTTGAATTTCTAAATTTGCATacagattttgacatttttgtgctGACTTTCGTTTAATATGTGACTCAAAACAAGTTAAACCTGATTCTGAGGACCCAAATGCGGGTTTTAGTGACAGAAACTGATTATTTAACTGATTAACCAAAACGTGACAAAGTTATAGAGCAATATAAAGGGTGGCAGGGAAgagcagaacagagcagatgagcTGACACGGAACaaatgaaaaccagacacttaaatagactgagggtaaTTAAGTAAAAGGAAGACAGCTGTAAACTTGACAAACCTGAATCTGATGTAactgagggacaattcaaaaccaaacatgaccaaaaatccatagtccacaatcctcacaaTAGTATGCGATTGGTTATGATCCACAGGCTGATTTGTTACGTTTTTACTCACAACAACGTTAGCTTAAGgtgcaaaaatgttaatgtagCATAGTTGAAAGTTGTGGCCACCAGATGGTGCTATTGCCTCATGATTTTGACTGCAGTGACACTTTTTGACCTGAAGGGGATACCGTAGCCCGGGCAAAGTCCGTTCTGAGCGCCATTTTGATTTGTTAGAGCTTTGAAAGGTAAGGGGAAACGTGTGTTCAGCAATGTTTGTAATATTTGGGTCAAAACATTCTGaaatatgtaaatgtgtttattgttATGCTTAGTAAACTTTATAGTTGGAGCTGGGTAAAATAAGACGCTTTTTAAGTTGTATTTagtgttaattttatttattatattgggaagcaatatcttctgtgtgtgGTATAGCTAGGtatatgacaaaaatgttcaaattaggttgattgctctgatatttatatCACTGATAGGGACTGAAAGAGACCATTCCAACAGTATAACGATCattaagatagctcaaagaaGAAAGTTATGGCACGTTAAGtgatcaaaatataattttattcctgaataaacagctaaacagtgacatttttgtgaccagaaacaaagattagagtCTTTAAACTTTCATAACTTTCTCATTACTTGTCCAATCCACGAAATGAGGGTATTGTTGGAAGGCTAATCAAGCTAACTACAAGAATTAAGTTACAAATttggtattaaatcaatattcatTTCCATGTTATCAAATAATcatacagaaatctgctcctgtatgctTGTAGACAtcgcttgcagccaatcagcttgctagattcGGTCATGTGACCTCATGTTCCAGCATTCAATTCTTGGACTCGGAGGGTTGCGAATGAATAAACAGTAcctgctaattgttttttttctcgtgaAAATTTACAGGAGatgaagaataaatcaactaatcGACAAGTGGCAAAATTAGACGacaactaactttttttaaaaagctgatgAGTAGTTTTGTGAACTGCAATTTTCGACAGGAAAATTTCCTAGCTTGTACTGCACGGActgaaaaaattccaaaaagagggttaaagaaaaaattctggacTATGATATAAATAGATGTGCTTACATGTATACTAACTATCCACCGGTTTAGCTACGCTAAATGTCATCACAACATCATAAACCCAATGCAGAGTCTCTGAGGTTCCTGGAGAGGTGTCAGTACAAGAGGGTTACATTAACATGAGTCTTAAGGAAAAAGCACCTTAGTTATAATAGTTAGCAACaatttttgaaatgattaaCAATGGATGAGTTATTTTCACctttaagttttggaaaattaGGCAAACAATTTTCTGCCAAAAAGGTTTTTGGGATTTCAttgaggcagccattttgaaaacagCAGCCCTTCTAAATCCCTCTAGTGCATGGGTGCCTAAAGTAGGGCCTGCGGGCCAAATACGGCCCCCCAAAGTTTATCTAATGGCCCGCCAAGTCATGGCTAGTCATAGTTAAAACCCCTTACCCTTATATCaacttaaaaatcaaatttgatcaATACTAATATATTTaagtgcaacaaattatagagcttttgttaattgatctaatgtttcactttttacagtgcagaaTCTGGCAatcaaagaaatatatttttaaaaattttacattttaaatcaagagtcaacattgttttaattgtattgttttaattcaaaataacttAACAGAAAATTGTATCAAAGTCACACAAACTAATAGAAAAGTTTTAAGCAAAtgaaaaccttaataaatcccAGCAgaacattcatcttcttgaccgctttgtccctttcggggtcacggagcctaacccggctactgaagggcgaaggcggggtacaccctggacaggtcgccagtccatcgcagggcctcaatcacacacacattcacacctaggggcaatttagagtcaacctatgaagcatgttcttGGACAGTGGGAGAAAGCCAGActccccagagaaaacccacgcatgcacggggagaacatgcaaactccacacagaaaggtcccagccgggagtcgaaccggggccttctcgctgtgaggcaagagcgctaaccactgtgccaccgtgcagcccagccCAGCAGAacaatagaacaaaaacatattaactatgaaaatatattaaaaaaaaaaataaaaacttgaaattgagtttcagaaaagcacaaaacagtTATAACACAATAGTTCCAAAGTTTTCATTCGGAGATCTTCACAGTTCTCCATTTTCAGACAACTCTAGAATGCATAGAATTCAAATGTCTGATAAAAGACTtcctcaaaaacagttttaccggtacatgttaaaaatataactaaatcTCAGATCTTGCCCaatatttttagagtttcttGTAACTTGGACAAAAACTTGAAGAGGGAGGTAGATCTTCACACTAGGAGGCTTTTGCGATAGTTTTCTGAAACTCCGGATCGGGAGTTCTGGGATTTCCTAGAACTATTTCTTCCTGCAGTGCTCTCTTCTATCTGTtcgtttttagcattttctttcaCCTCTTGGTTATCGTCCAGACAATCACAGGTGTCCCGGGGAGGTGGATCTTTTGTAGGGCGAAAAAACCACTTGATGAGGCAGTACCAAAGCTCCAAGAAGGTGATAACTACTGATAATATCCCTACAATGAAGTAGAAGTAGAGGAAGACGGTTTTCTCTGCAGGACGGGAGACGAAACAGTCCACAACCTTTGGGCAGGGGAAGCGTTCACATTCAAATTGCTCTTTCACCTCAAAGCCGTACAGCTTCCACTGACCCGCAAGGAAGCCCACTTCTGCACCGATACGCAAAAGCAGGTTGATGATGTAGAATTTCCTGAAACGGTTCTCGTTTTTTAAGTTCTCATTGCtgtatttgcatgttttgaGGTGGTTGACTCTCTTGTTGTGATGGTGTATGGCGTACAGGAGAAAAACCAAGGACGGAGTAGCGATGAGAACGATGTGGAGCACCCAGAACCGGTACTGGGAGATCGGGAAGGCCATGTTGTAACACATCTGTTTGCAGCCCGGCTGGAGGGTGTTGCAGGTAAATTCGTCTTGCTCGTCCTCGAACAAGTCATCGGCAACGGTTCCGAGGATCACGATCCGGAACACGAGCATGAGAAAGAGCCATAAACGACCGAGCATAGGCGAGTGACTCGCCAGAGTATCGAAGAGCGTGCCCAGATGTCCCCATTCTGCCATGACTGCAGCTCTGCGTGAGAGAACCGTGTGTCCCCTGCCGGAGCACAAACGATGTCTGATCTAAAGTCACTGAGTTTCCTTATTTATACTAGTTCTTTAAACGAAACAAAACCCACAGGGCATCACTGTACTTCATTCCTGACAGAGAGCATGTGTCACAAATGGAATCCAGAAATAAGTGTTATGGTTATAGTTCTAGCAAGAACTTCATAACTTCAAAAAAGCAACGTCTGGAGAGTTTCCAAAGTTGCATGAATAGTTTGAGAGTTTCATAATGAGTTGGAAGTCGACATATGACTATAAAAACCGGTTAACCCAGATAGCTTTCTTGAACTTGACAGAGATGAGCTGATGAATTTGGAAAATATGGCAGAttcaaactctgttttttgacttttttctgttttaaaacaaacaaagtggTCTCTGCAGAAGCAAAACAGCCTGTCCTACTTTTATATGACCAGTTTTTAATGATAGTGACATATTATCTTTGTTTAACTCACTTTATTCTACAATAtgcagcaaagaaaaacaatttctcagagaaaatgtcaaacaccggagGGACTGATCCGTTTCCAATTGATCGATTCAATGGTGGTCCACCTGTGTGGATGTTGTCGGTCATAAACAACGGTCAAATCAGTCATTTGATCCTGCCTGCAGTTGTCAGTTTTACAACAGATTCTCATTCATATATGGATATACTGtctttttttgacgttttgggtgtcctcaacttgtCGTTTTATGATGCACTGActgttttcaacaaaaaatataaacgcaacacttttgtttttgctcccatttttcatgagatggacCTAAATATCTAAAATTAATTCCAGATAGACAATATtaccatttctctcaaacattgttcacaaatctgtctaaatgtgtgatagtgagcacttctgctttCCATCCCAccgcacaggtgtgccacatcaagatgctgatctgacatcatgattagtgcacaggtgtgccttagactacCCACAATAAAAGGCCACCCTGAAATGTGCAGTCTTGTCTCACAGCAAAATGCCACAGATGTCACAAGTATTGAGGGAGTGTGCAATTTGCATGCTGACAGCAGGAATCTGAACCAGATCTGTTGCTCATGCATtcaatgtttatttctccacCATAAGCCGTCTCCAAAAACGTTTCAGAGAATATATATCAAGACTACGGTACCGGTACTGAtccgtgtcccgagggttggggacccctgattagtgtatGAATGTTTTCCGTGTGGCCACCAGTTTGTAGCTGGGAGCTTGTGGAatcctgatttaatgggaacagctacCACGACAAAAAATGACTAGTCAGGGACACCCAAAAGATCACaacatatgtccatatatgacaagttggggaatGAGAGTAATTTCATCCACGACCAGAAGAAGGGATCacgagatttcatggaggcagccattttgtggACTGATGACTACTACAGGgcatattaataataattccACATTGAAAACATACTGCAACAAGTTCAGGaaacattgaaaaattaaagctatcttcatttttctttgaagccCGTAGAGATAGTATTAacgattaaaatgaaaaactcaaCAAGGAAGTTTCTAACAAGTTCTTacataaagttttctttgatgattaaaaaaatgcttacatTTGGACAGATTCCTCCAAGAACAGATTTTTCCAtgtctctgattggtcactaTGAGTCCCACTTTTTGTGTCGTCACACTGAACTTCTATGATGGCTGCATGCGCTAGCTGCTACACAGGCAACAACAAAGGGGCATGTAGATAAAACCTGGCTAGctggtttttgttttagataaaTTCTTCTCACTCAACTTGAAACTTGCCACTGGCAACGATCCAGAAAATCacagtttgaaacaaaaaccaaacatgaaAGACTAATTTAAGAAACTGGCAGACAATTAGATCCCATTCAACTATGACTTTCCTTCGAAACAGTATTTTGAACTTGATAGACAGTCACATCTTGTGTCCCAGTACTGATGAAAGTTTTATCTTACACTGGACAATTTTGGTTCAAAATTTAAgtgtttattaatatttttcttgtgttCTCCATTAAGtatcactccaatcatcttttggactattttcccagtggtctttttattataatttaggccatttttgcccttttttttttaatatgttttccCCTTcgtgaaccgccaccttaacgtggtggaggggtttgagtgcttgaggGATCTCAAGAtctatgctgtcgggggcttctgcCCGTGGTAGGGTCTAcaatggcagacaggtcctgggtgaGGAGCCGGACAAAGAGCGGTGCAGAACCCCTTTCCGAGTGTCGAAATTAGAA includes:
- the LOC112153890 gene encoding gap junction delta-3 protein, producing MAEWGHLGTLFDTLASHSPMLGRLWLFLMLVFRIVILGTVADDLFEDEQDEFTCNTLQPGCKQMCYNMAFPISQYRFWVLHIVLIATPSLVFLLYAIHHHNKRVNHLKTCKYSNENLKNENRFRKFYIINLLLRIGAEVGFLAGQWKLYGFEVKEQFECERFPCPKVVDCFVSRPAEKTVFLYFYFIVGILSVVITFLELWYCLIKWFFRPTKDPPPRDTCDCLDDNQEVKENAKNEQIEESTAGRNSSRKSQNSRSGVSENYRKSLLV